The Adhaeribacter radiodurans genomic interval TTTTTTCTTTTTAGCATTGAGCCGGGCTAATTCGATTCGTTGGTCCGGAATCTGGATAGTCTGATTATAAGCAATGCAATCGGTACCTGGTATAGAGTGAAGAAAATGCATTAAATCTACAGGCAGATTATAGCCTAGATTAAGGTCCGTATGGGGCTTAATGGTAGCGGGGAAGTTTATCTCATCGATATCAATGAGCGAAATACTTTTAATAGTGCGGTTGCCGATTCGGATACTCTCATCAGATGCGGAGAAATTATTAAATGAATAAACCTCATCGGAAAAGTTAAAGGCCACAAAGCGATTCAGCAAACTGATAATTTCCTTTTCTTTCAAAGGTTGGGGTTGTACCCCCCGGCTTTGCAACACATCAATTACCTTGGCAATATTGCGCTCAAAGGTTTTAAAGTCTTTCGCATCATAGGTAAAAAACTTAGAGCGTTTAGCATTTCGGGTAATAGTGAGATAGGTTGTAATATCCCGGTACTCTCGACCAGTAAAAGCTTCATTATATTTCTGGCTGAGGTAATCCTCTGACTCCTGCCCTTTGAATTTTTTTAATGCCAGTATATCTAACTTTTGGATGGTATAACCCGAACCTAGAATCTTGATGATGTTACTAAAGACGTAATGAAAATCTGTGTAAGCATCTGCATCAGCGGAGTATTGCAGGACAGGATTGGTAATTTTCAATATTACAGAATGGTCACTTTTCTCGTGGAAAAGAACGTCGTAAGCATAGGTTTGAATGCCTATGAACGGCCGTGAAAATTCTTTGGCTTTCATAACTTGTAAAACAGTAATGGATATAAATCAGAGAAGAAGAAAGCCGGTACTAGCGATTAGAAACCCGCTTGAAATGAGGCGAAACGATGTAGGTACCGTTGGATTTAGTTTTACTGTGTAAGCCGCCTTTCTGCCGACCATGAATATAACCCATGCCTCCCAAACCAATAACTATTAACCCGATAATGCCGGCAACTGGATGAATTATGGTGGAAAGCAGAATACCAGTCACAAACGCAACCAGCAAACAAGCCATTCCCCAATAGATGAATTTTCCTTTTAAGGATTTAAAAATAAGGGGCCGTTGCAGCCCCTTATAAACATTAAACCCTAATCTTTTTTCGGATTCCATGACGGGAATTATACTCCGAAGAAGGCTTTCACAATGGTACCTACTACCATGAGAAATACGCAAGAACCAACCCAACCCATAATTGATTTCTGTACGTCATTATCGCCGGAGTTCCATTTAATATAAACTCGAACACCGCCAACCAAACCAACAATAGCACCAATAATGAGAATTAAATTACCAATTGGGTCAATGTAAGTAGTAAGCTCAGAAGCACCGGCATCAATACCCGCCGCACCGCCACCCTGTGCATTAGCAGTTACAGCATAGGCAATACTAAACACAAACAATAAGGCTTTCTTAGAGAATTTAGAGAATAAAGTGGTTTTCATAAAATTTAAGATGGTTTAAAAATGAGAAACTAATTAAAAAGTAATTGTTGCGGTCTCCAGCTTTGCTTCATCCTTTAATGATTTGAGAAAATCACTGACAGAAAGCGCCTGCCCCTGGATTGGTATTTCGATGATGGTTTCTTCCTGGTCTATTTCGCTGGCCCAATCATTGGAAAAATCCACCGGTTCCACGGTAACTGGCTCTGGAATTCGGGCATCAGAAATACTAGAACCGGTTCCATCGTTAGCAGAATTATCAGAGGATATGGGAGCAAAAGAAATTGGACGTATATCGACAAGTTTATCTTCGTAGTCCTTTGCTTCTACCACCTGCGCGGGTTCTTCTTCGTCCATTAAATCCCGAACATTGTACTGCGTAGCGGGTGCTGTGGGCAGCTTTGGGCCACCTGCGATTAACAGGTCAAAGAGAAAATTTAAACCGTAATAAGCCAAATAAACGGCAACAATAGCAATCAAAAAGTTACCCCATTCCATAAGCTGTCTATCTTAAATTAACTAATGTTAAATTTTATTTAAAATGAGCTAAGGAGGGATTGGGAGGATTAATCGAAAAATATATTACCTTTTTTCTTCTCTCTTAAAGCTTTTATCAGGTCCTTATTTTCCAAGAGAAATTGCTTTAAGAGGTAACTGGCTAATACATTCGAGTTAATTTTAGCTTCTTTCCGTAACAGATCCAATGCTTCCCCAATATTATCATCGATGTAAACCAAGCGCCGATTAAAAATAAAGTTTTCCTTTTCGGCCTTCAGTGTATTTCTGATTTTATCAAACCCGTCTTTGCCAAGAATTACTTTCGGCTTCTCACTTACCTCTTTATCCGGAGTAGCTTTCTTACTCGCTGGTGTTGCTTGAGGAGCATTATCTGGTTTTGCTGGAATATCTTCTTCGGGTTTGCCGGCTGCTTGCCCGGTTTCAGTTCCTTCCGGGTTATCAATCCGGTTCCTAATCTTATTTAATAGATCCTTGCTCATCACAAATATACATTTTATGAGTAAATAAAAAAATAAAATACTAATAACATATTAATTTAAATTTTTAATCACTTTACAATAATTTATTATACTTATTTAATATTAATAATATATAAAATAAGTTTTCTATACTAAATATGAGTCATATATATAATCAAAGGGTTCTTGGATTAAAGATCTAGCCTCGCTACTAATGGAAACAGTATCAATTCGCTCTAAGGCTACCCGGTCAGGGATTTTTGGGGCTATGGTTCCGTAAGCGGCTAATACTTCTTTCACCTTTCCTTCGGTTTCGTACTTTACCGTTCCTTTGATTCTCGTGGGTAGGTATACAATCTTAATGTTGGGATTTACGTGATGAGCTACTTTGGAAAAAAACAACGAGCTTTCAAAAATAGTCTTTTCGTAGGCAAACGGGCAGATAATTAAGTCCGCATCTTTAATGATGGCCAGCATATTATCATCATCGAGCTTACCTGGTGTATCGAGCAAAATATGACCTTCCGTTTTTACTTCATTCAAGGCATGGGAATACTTAGAATATTCTTCCAAATCCACTTTCATCACTTCGTACAATGGGTCATTGGAATACATTTGCTTGTCTTCCTCCCAACGGGCAAACACTGTTTCTTGGTAATCCATATCGAGAATGATAATATTCTCTTTTTTATCCAGTACTAGGTAATTAGCTAGAAGGGTGGTAATAGTAGATTTACCCACACCTCCTTTTTGGTTAGCAATTATAATTTTCATTGGTTTTATGGTTTAGGTGATTAATCTTTTCGTTTCCGCTTTCTCTTTTTCTCTGGATACTCTTCCGGATTATCCTTCAGAACCTCAAGCACTAGGCCAGCTACTTCGGCAAAGGTTCCGCTGCTGTATTCCAATTGGGGGCTGTGTTGGATCTGATTTATCCGGTTGCAGTCAAAAACCTCCACTGTGCTGTAATCCGGAGCTGTTGACATCAACTGAGCCATATTGTACAGAGTATGATTCTTTTGATCTATGAGGTAAACCGTATTTGCTTTTCTAGCAAAGGAATATTTATTCTCCTTAGCAATATCTCCTAGGTCTTTACCCGTAGCTAGTAAACTATTTAGCTTATCTGAAAGGATCATTGTCTGCTCCCCATGTTTATTCTTTTCTCCCGAAATGAGTTGAGATAGCACTTTAGCATCTTCCTTTCTTAAAAACATAGCCTTGCAAATCACTTCCACTTCATCCGGAGTAGTGGTAGTAAATTTCTGCGCTTCAAACAACCTATCATTGTAAAGCAGCTGTTTCATTCTTTCTTTTGAAACCGAAAAGCTGGTTTCTTTTTCGCCCCAAATTCTTACCACTCCATTACTGTTGAGCTCAAAACCAAGCTTTAATAATTGTGCTTTAACCTCCCGGTACCGCAGGCCTTTATTATTTTCTTCATTGGCTAAAGTATCAATTACTTCAGCTCCGGCCTTTAATTGATCTTGTCGCGTTGGCAACGTGAGTAAAGCAGCTAAGGGCATTACCTGAGAACCTTTGAAGACTTGCTCTTTAGCATGATCAATAATCGTGTAGCCGTAAGGAATATTCTTACCCTTACCAGTGTGAAATACTATTTCTACTCCGAATTTTGATTGCATGAATTCTGAAAATTTTTCCGGAGTTAAAGCAGGTTTGTATTTAATGAATAAGGCCTTTAATTGGCGCCTGCGGTCCGTGGGCTCCACATAGTTTTTAATTTTATCATCAACCTGGGTTTTAGAAATAGAGTGTTGCACTTGGCCTCCGCGGATGAATTGATAATCTTCGGCCTTTACCGTTACTGTTAAACCTTGAGACTCTAGTAACATCTTAAACTGAGCCTCAGAGGAAAAATTATAACACAAAGACTTAGTAACTTGCTCTACAGGTTGCTGGCCTAGACCTTTACCTAATATTTTTTTTATTGCCGCCTGGGAGCGGTGTCGCTCAAAGGAATCATTAATTTTCCGGCCGGATTCATCTACCCTGCTTGAAACAATATGCACGTGATTATTGGCGGTATCTTTATGAAAATAGATCAGGTAAGGATTATTTTTGTAACCCATCTTTTCCAGGTACTGTTCGGCAATGGCTTTTAACTCCAAACCAGAATATTCCCTGCCTTCGCAGGAAATAACCGCGTGAAATTGGGGTTTATCGATCATACCTCTTTCAGTGGTAGACCAGGCTTTAAAAAATTGCTGGTACTCATGGACAGCTCGGCTCCTGACGCTACCATTTAATTCCAGAAGACCGAAATTTTCTTCAGCCAGCGGTTCTGCAGTCCCTAAACTGACTTTATTTTCATTATATTCTACTCCTGAAAAGCTACCGGCAGAAGAAAGAATTTTTACAATCATGCATTTCCAATTAATAAATTTAACAACAAGCATTAAACAATGAATATTGCATAATGAACATTGCATAAAAATAATATAAACATTACGCAATGTTTATAGAACATTGCGTAATGAGCAGTGCACATCAAACATTACTTTTTAGAAACGGAACGGAGATAAGCCTTGATGGCTAATGTGTATTCTTTCTGTACTTCTATCATCTCCTTGAAGCAGGTATTATATTCGGTAATAAACTTCTGATCCACCATATTATTCTTGTCCAGATAATTCACGTACCGGGCTATTTGATTGATGTTGTTACCGACCTTGTTTAATTCGGGATTTAGTTTGTTCAGCGCCTTAAATAAAGATTGTGGGTTATAGTTGGTGCTGTTAGTCTTGGATAGTAACTTATTTCGGAAATACACCAGGGGCTGTTTCCATCCCAAATCTTCACTTTCTTTATACAGCTGATTTCTCTCGTCTTCAGTGAATTTAATCAGCACCGGTTTATCCCGCCGCTCCTTATCGCTCTTTTTGGGCCTACCTCCTTTTGGGTTCCAGTTTTTAATTTCTTCTTCCACGCTGATAAAAATTATGAGTTGCGAATAATTTTACCCTTACTTCAGGGCTCCGCCCTAAAGTAAGGCAAGAGGTTTTCGTATATACGAAAACACATCTTGCAAAACGAACTCCAGTAGGGCAAGTAATGATTATTTATTGCAAAGTTTATTCTGATATGCTGTTTCTAACAAAAGGGAGGCAAGTTTATGATAAAGGTTTCTAATTATTTATAGCGTAGATCCAGATGGATACAAATGGTTAATTTGAAGCTTTGTTCCTGGGGTGGCTTTTAAGGACTAAGGCACAAAGGGCAAGAGAATCGATGTTTAACAGTTTGGCCACTTCATCCACCTCAGAAATTTTTAAACTTGTCGGATCTTCCAGCTTTGCTTTAAATCGAATATGACTCGTATTTAGTTTTTTGGCGATGAGACTATATGGAGCAATATCGAACAAGTCCTTAAACTCATTAATCAGGCCTTGGTCAAAAAGTAATTTAGCTTTATCAAACTTTTTATTCGGCGTGGTCTCGGTGTTCATAGTACTGGATTTTAATTAGCTCAATTTTGAGTACATTAAATACCCTTAGTATCAGATTATATATTTATTTCGGCAAGGTATGGTTCAAGTCCAGAGATATCTTGAAAACCGGTCACGTTTTGAATTTCGTTGAGTTCGTGATTATAAATAACCTCAGCATAAAATCCACCCATATCATAGAGGTTACCTCGATCCTGGCAGCACTCCAAGAAGTTACCAAAATGGAAAACGTGTTCCGCTCGTTCCGCAATGGTCAACCGTAAAAAGTCCGCTAGTATCATGATACTATATTTTAACTTGGCTACTAAACAATTTACCATCTGCATCACTGGCCAGCAGGATGGATCCCTGTAGTTGTTGCGGTTTAGCCTTCCGGTATTGCAACTGATAGGTAAAAGAAAGATGCACCTGCTTTTGACCTGCTACCCATTTCACTTTTTCAGAAGTGAACACAATTTTAGAAACCTCAAAGGGTTCGGTTTCAAACGCGGATCTTCTTTTGATGTCCCTAATTATAGCGGCTTTGGTTTGGCTCAAGTAACCTACTTCTGCGGTATTACTGTACCACGCTTCTTCATACTTAATTCTCCTAGCTCGCAAGTTATCATTGCGTTTAATATTGTTGACCTGGGTCGTGTTTTTTCCCTTAATTAAAACCAATAATGCTGTTGGGCCGGTAAAGCTCACTAGGGCAGCTCCGAATACCAGGATACCGATGTATTTTAGTTTCATAAGCTGAATATAAAAGCATCATTGTAAATATGTCAGTTTTAAATAGAAAAGTGAAGGTTTTAAACACATTTTTTTTGCATTGAATAAAAAAAGCCTACCTTTTACGGGTAGGCTTTGTATTTTAAACTTCTATTGCTTCGGTATCGTGTTGTTCTTGATCTTGGTGTTCGGGTTTGTGGCCCAGAATAAAACTAGCTGCCTTAAATGCTTTGGTGCTAGCATACATAATCATAGTTTTATCATCCTTTAGCTTCTTGATCCAACCCTGTAAATAAGCTACTGAGTTTTCGAAAACTATTTCTTTAATCCCGGTGAAAGCATTCAAGAAACTCGCTCCCATCTCTGCTACTAATTCTTCTTTGGAATAATTTATATCTCCAAATTGGGTTGCTTTATCTTCTTCGGTAAAGCGGTTCAACCTTATCTCGTGGCCAGTGGAATGAATTAACTCATGAAATAAAGTAGAATGGTAGGCCTGAGCATTGATGAAGGTTTTAATATCAGGCATCTGAACCTTATCAAAAGCCGGTAAATAGTAAGCTTCTGAACCACCGTGTTCTATCCGTGGCGCCGGTTCCGGATAATTATTTACAACATTCTGGCAAGCTTCTATAATTTGATTGTCAGTCCGCTCTACATCACCCGAAAGATTAAAACTTACACCTTCTACCTGGTCAATATTAAATACGGTCCAGATGAAAGGCACAAACTTGGTTTGCACTATATCCTTGGTTTCACCGGCTGGAGTATTCTTCTCTCCAATTTTATTATTAAATATTTTCCAGAAGATAATCTGAGTGCCCTTTTCGCCTTTTCTCACATTACCTCCTAAATCTTTAGCCTGTTTAAAGGTTAAAAAGTACGGAGTTTTATATTTTCTTTTCCCCGTAATGTAGTTAAGGTAAAAAGCGTTAAAGCCTTCGTACGCACGATCCGATACATAATTTTTAGGCAATCCATACGAGCTCCACGGCTTTTTCCAGAAAACTTTGCCTTGCTCTAATTGAGCGATTACTTCATTTGTTACTTCTTCGGCTAACTGGGTGAATTTTTGGTTAGAGGTCATTGGGGTTAGTTTTAAAGTGCTGCTGTTTGATTAATTACTTATACAAATATATACGTTTTAAACATAAATATGTTCATTTCATACATATTTATTTATACACAAAATCAAGCACTTTTTCTTCCCTTTT includes:
- a CDS encoding ParA family protein, with protein sequence MKIIIANQKGGVGKSTITTLLANYLVLDKKENIIILDMDYQETVFARWEEDKQMYSNDPLYEVMKVDLEEYSKYSHALNEVKTEGHILLDTPGKLDDDNMLAIIKDADLIICPFAYEKTIFESSLFFSKVAHHVNPNIKIVYLPTRIKGTVKYETEGKVKEVLAAYGTIAPKIPDRVALERIDTVSISSEARSLIQEPFDYIYDSYLV
- a CDS encoding relaxase/mobilization nuclease domain-containing protein translates to MRNVYIIFMQCSLCNIHCLMLVVKFINWKCMIVKILSSAGSFSGVEYNENKVSLGTAEPLAEENFGLLELNGSVRSRAVHEYQQFFKAWSTTERGMIDKPQFHAVISCEGREYSGLELKAIAEQYLEKMGYKNNPYLIYFHKDTANNHVHIVSSRVDESGRKINDSFERHRSQAAIKKILGKGLGQQPVEQVTKSLCYNFSSEAQFKMLLESQGLTVTVKAEDYQFIRGGQVQHSISKTQVDDKIKNYVEPTDRRRQLKALFIKYKPALTPEKFSEFMQSKFGVEIVFHTGKGKNIPYGYTIIDHAKEQVFKGSQVMPLAALLTLPTRQDQLKAGAEVIDTLANEENNKGLRYREVKAQLLKLGFELNSNGVVRIWGEKETSFSVSKERMKQLLYNDRLFEAQKFTTTTPDEVEVICKAMFLRKEDAKVLSQLISGEKNKHGEQTMILSDKLNSLLATGKDLGDIAKENKYSFARKANTVYLIDQKNHTLYNMAQLMSTAPDYSTVEVFDCNRINQIQHSPQLEYSSGTFAEVAGLVLEVLKDNPEEYPEKKRKRKRKD
- a CDS encoding DUF4134 domain-containing protein gives rise to the protein MKTTLFSKFSKKALLFVFSIAYAVTANAQGGGAAGIDAGASELTTYIDPIGNLILIIGAIVGLVGGVRVYIKWNSGDNDVQKSIMGWVGSCVFLMVVGTIVKAFFGV
- the mobC gene encoding plasmid mobilization relaxosome protein MobC; the encoded protein is MEEEIKNWNPKGGRPKKSDKERRDKPVLIKFTEDERNQLYKESEDLGWKQPLVYFRNKLLSKTNSTNYNPQSLFKALNKLNPELNKVGNNINQIARYVNYLDKNNMVDQKFITEYNTCFKEMIEVQKEYTLAIKAYLRSVSKK
- a CDS encoding DUF4133 domain-containing protein translates to MESEKRLGFNVYKGLQRPLIFKSLKGKFIYWGMACLLVAFVTGILLSTIIHPVAGIIGLIVIGLGGMGYIHGRQKGGLHSKTKSNGTYIVSPHFKRVSNR
- a CDS encoding ArdC family protein, whose protein sequence is MTSNQKFTQLAEEVTNEVIAQLEQGKVFWKKPWSSYGLPKNYVSDRAYEGFNAFYLNYITGKRKYKTPYFLTFKQAKDLGGNVRKGEKGTQIIFWKIFNNKIGEKNTPAGETKDIVQTKFVPFIWTVFNIDQVEGVSFNLSGDVERTDNQIIEACQNVVNNYPEPAPRIEHGGSEAYYLPAFDKVQMPDIKTFINAQAYHSTLFHELIHSTGHEIRLNRFTEEDKATQFGDINYSKEELVAEMGASFLNAFTGIKEIVFENSVAYLQGWIKKLKDDKTMIMYASTKAFKAASFILGHKPEHQDQEQHDTEAIEV